Proteins from a genomic interval of Methanofollis formosanus:
- a CDS encoding flavodoxin family protein, which produces MRILGINGSPRGAASRTRRLLEAVLQGAAAAGAETGYIDIADHEIRPCTGCTLCYRTGECPKSDDFAAVYEKMLAADAIVLGSPNYIDNVSAQLKLLLDRMADAIHCQRFAGKYGCAVSTAGGSGADEVAAYLNQTLRVLGATTVGAVGVVLGPDPDALFPAEEQAYRLGTDLAAAVREGRRYPDQEAFHQGMEERMRFLVEAHKDEWTHEYDTWAARPKA; this is translated from the coding sequence ATGAGAATTCTTGGCATCAACGGGAGTCCGAGGGGTGCGGCGAGCAGGACCCGCCGTCTCCTCGAGGCCGTCCTGCAGGGGGCCGCCGCTGCAGGGGCGGAGACCGGGTACATCGACATCGCCGACCACGAGATCAGACCGTGCACCGGCTGCACGCTCTGCTACCGGACCGGCGAATGCCCGAAGTCGGACGACTTCGCCGCGGTCTACGAGAAGATGCTCGCCGCCGACGCGATCGTCCTCGGCTCTCCCAACTACATCGACAATGTCTCGGCCCAGCTCAAACTCCTCCTCGACCGGATGGCCGATGCAATCCATTGCCAGCGGTTTGCCGGGAAGTACGGGTGTGCGGTCTCGACCGCCGGGGGCTCGGGTGCCGACGAGGTGGCCGCCTACCTGAACCAGACCCTCCGCGTCCTCGGGGCCACCACCGTCGGTGCGGTCGGCGTCGTCCTCGGCCCTGACCCGGACGCTCTTTTCCCGGCTGAAGAGCAGGCCTACCGGCTCGGCACCGACCTTGCAGCCGCCGTCCGCGAAGGGCGGCGGTACCCTGACCAGGAGGCCTTCCACCAGGGGATGGAGGAACGGATGCGTTTCCTCGTCGAAGCACACAAGGACGAGTGGACGCACGAATACGACACCTGGGCCGCCCGGCCGAAAGCGTGA
- the mcrD gene encoding methyl-coenzyme M reductase operon protein D, which yields MPDSAFPQCRIVPLRLLSPETTELLLNQVAGVPGVRRAVINGPALPATVPYGPARGTENPNTNRRTIQVRGTEFEMRVQTGMVTLEVEDDTVVEKIRTACDEVFTAFPYTLQTGRQFMKSQASLVDYAKYGPNADEFIIGLTDPRRKDSPVIIPTATPDTDGGRLSDQTQTEHTSNYSN from the coding sequence TTGCCTGATTCAGCCTTCCCCCAGTGCAGGATTGTCCCTCTGCGGCTCCTCTCCCCCGAGACGACGGAGCTTCTCCTCAACCAGGTCGCGGGGGTTCCGGGCGTGCGCCGGGCCGTTATCAACGGCCCCGCCCTCCCGGCCACCGTCCCATACGGCCCGGCACGGGGCACAGAGAACCCGAATACCAACAGACGGACGATCCAGGTTCGCGGCACTGAGTTTGAGATGCGGGTCCAGACCGGCATGGTCACCCTCGAAGTCGAAGACGACACCGTAGTTGAGAAGATACGCACGGCCTGCGACGAGGTCTTTACGGCATTCCCGTACACCCTCCAGACCGGCCGTCAGTTCATGAAAAGCCAGGCATCCCTGGTTGACTACGCGAAGTACGGCCCCAACGCCGACGAGTTCATCATCGGACTCACCGACCCGAGGAGAAAGGACAGCCCCGTCATCATCCCGACCGCAACACCCGACACCGATGGGGGAAGACTGTCTGATCAGACGCAGACAGAACATACTTCAAATTATTCCAATTGA
- a CDS encoding PH domain-containing protein, with amino-acid sequence MGGDKVRCHPSVILENSVRSFISVVVLLIFLGAWIDLSALPAMLALAPVALLLFYYRQWKRTTIRFNETDVVVERDTLFQMKKTLPYAKMASVNVNRDVPNRLFGTSKVLININSGTSAMAPEAVLTFRQDVAERIRSEMSQRLYDHAISRDEEETIESLATFTPLDVIIHGLFSVSTYQTVLGSMFLAYSVFVLSLSMVAGAGVGAGAMVSLLMFVTIQIIPSISLMLRYYDYKVYRRGDTIYLQHGMIRTYRTSFNVSRINAVRVKRTLAARLLGRSCIEAEVVGLVSEDGEGSRPVLCLLKDDATQRRLLEELVPEFVYERDPETQPEGAKRVLMIRAAVASLVVAAVMVVPSLYVFREAAALTGITGIPAVVVQYVLPLGTALAVLAIVYAAHVSYRVTEFDAGEDLFTFVNGAVDRETVVMNYDKVQMVWIAEGPVARVFGVSRGSVYMLSSTGSSSIMSGYFPESHLNRINEIVMGRIAGGRYDYRLNSI; translated from the coding sequence ATGGGCGGCGATAAAGTCAGGTGCCACCCGAGTGTCATCTTGGAAAATTCGGTCAGGTCGTTCATCTCGGTCGTGGTGCTGCTGATCTTCCTCGGTGCATGGATCGATCTCTCCGCGCTCCCGGCCATGCTCGCGCTCGCTCCGGTCGCACTCCTGCTCTTCTACTACCGGCAGTGGAAGAGAACGACCATCCGGTTCAACGAGACCGATGTCGTGGTCGAGAGGGACACCCTCTTTCAGATGAAAAAGACCCTCCCCTACGCGAAGATGGCATCGGTCAACGTGAACCGCGACGTACCGAACAGGCTCTTCGGGACATCGAAGGTGCTGATCAATATCAACTCGGGGACCAGCGCCATGGCACCGGAAGCGGTCCTGACGTTCAGGCAGGACGTGGCGGAGAGGATACGCTCCGAGATGTCGCAACGTCTCTATGACCATGCGATCTCCCGGGACGAGGAGGAGACGATCGAGTCCCTGGCAACGTTCACCCCGCTGGACGTGATCATCCACGGTCTGTTCAGCGTTTCGACTTACCAGACCGTACTGGGCTCGATGTTCCTGGCCTACTCGGTCTTCGTACTCTCCCTCTCGATGGTTGCGGGGGCCGGGGTGGGGGCCGGAGCGATGGTCTCACTCTTGATGTTTGTCACAATCCAGATCATACCATCGATCTCGCTGATGCTCAGGTACTATGACTACAAGGTCTACCGCCGGGGCGACACGATCTATCTGCAGCACGGTATGATCAGGACCTACCGGACATCGTTCAACGTCTCGCGGATCAATGCCGTCCGCGTCAAGCGCACGCTCGCGGCCAGGCTTCTGGGGCGCTCGTGCATCGAGGCTGAGGTGGTGGGGCTGGTCTCGGAAGATGGCGAGGGTTCGCGCCCTGTCCTCTGCCTGCTCAAAGACGATGCAACCCAGCGGAGACTCCTCGAGGAGCTGGTACCGGAGTTCGTCTACGAACGCGATCCCGAGACACAGCCGGAAGGCGCAAAGCGCGTGCTCATGATCAGGGCGGCCGTAGCGTCCCTGGTGGTTGCCGCGGTGATGGTCGTCCCTTCGCTCTACGTCTTCCGCGAGGCTGCCGCCCTGACCGGGATCACCGGCATCCCGGCCGTGGTCGTGCAGTACGTGCTGCCCCTGGGTACGGCGCTGGCGGTCCTCGCGATTGTCTATGCTGCGCACGTCTCCTACAGGGTCACGGAGTTCGACGCCGGTGAAGACCTCTTCACGTTCGTGAACGGCGCCGTCGACCGCGAGACCGTGGTCATGAACTACGATAAGGTGCAGATGGTCTGGATCGCGGAGGGCCCGGTCGCCAGGGTGTTCGGGGTCTCCAGGGGAAGCGTGTATATGCTCTCCTCGACCGGGAGTTCGAGCATCATGTCAGGGTATTTCCCCGAGAGTCACCTCAACAGGATCAACGAGATCGTGATGGGCCGTATCGCCGGTGGGCGGTACGATTACCGCCTGAACAGTATCTGA
- a CDS encoding nicotinate phosphoribosyltransferase codes for MSRFHIVDDETIGRGGCTDIYFARCEEVLEKEGRNPMVTAEVTTAGMPYKWGIFCGLDDVLTLLSGLPVDVDAMPEGRVFHSREPVLRITGRYRDFGIFETALLGFLCHASGIATAAAHIKQAAGERKIYSFGSRRQHPAIAPMIERSAWIGGVDGVSNTTAPEGMPVVGTMPHAFVMCHESPEEAWTAFDRYAAPGVPRLMLCDTFGDEKEECLKAAELGFTKGVRLDTPRSRRGDMRSILEEVRWELDSHGHEDIEIFLSGGITRDDILAYRDIVEAFGVGGSIANAPVIDFSLDIVEVEGRGVAKRGKWSGVKQVYALPDGGRKLLPRAAPAPAGAEPLLVPAIRDGTITMAAETAAARARVLAYLAGIAGSA; via the coding sequence ATGAGCCGGTTTCATATTGTAGACGACGAGACGATCGGGCGCGGCGGGTGCACGGACATCTATTTTGCGCGCTGCGAAGAGGTGCTCGAGAAAGAGGGAAGAAACCCCATGGTCACGGCAGAGGTGACGACCGCGGGTATGCCCTACAAATGGGGGATCTTCTGCGGGCTTGACGACGTCCTCACCCTCCTCTCCGGCCTGCCGGTGGACGTCGACGCTATGCCTGAGGGGCGCGTCTTTCACTCGAGAGAGCCGGTGCTCAGGATCACGGGACGGTACCGTGACTTTGGTATCTTCGAGACCGCACTCCTCGGTTTTCTCTGCCATGCCTCAGGGATCGCCACCGCCGCCGCCCACATCAAGCAGGCGGCAGGCGAGCGGAAGATCTACTCCTTCGGTTCGAGACGGCAGCACCCGGCGATCGCCCCGATGATCGAGCGATCTGCCTGGATCGGAGGCGTGGACGGCGTCTCGAACACCACCGCCCCGGAGGGGATGCCGGTCGTCGGGACGATGCCCCACGCCTTTGTGATGTGTCATGAGAGCCCGGAGGAGGCATGGACGGCCTTCGACCGCTACGCCGCTCCCGGGGTGCCGCGCCTGATGCTCTGCGACACCTTCGGCGACGAGAAGGAGGAGTGTCTCAAGGCGGCCGAACTCGGGTTCACGAAGGGCGTGCGCCTGGACACCCCGCGCTCGCGCCGGGGAGACATGCGTTCCATTCTGGAGGAGGTGCGCTGGGAACTCGACAGCCACGGCCACGAGGACATCGAGATCTTCCTCTCCGGCGGGATCACCAGGGATGACATCCTCGCCTACCGGGATATCGTCGAGGCATTCGGCGTCGGCGGATCGATCGCCAATGCTCCGGTCATCGACTTCTCCCTGGACATCGTCGAGGTTGAGGGGCGGGGCGTCGCCAAGCGCGGCAAGTGGAGCGGGGTCAAGCAGGTCTATGCCCTCCCTGACGGCGGGCGGAAACTCCTCCCTCGTGCCGCGCCCGCCCCTGCAGGGGCCGAACCGCTCCTGGTCCCGGCGATACGGGACGGGACGATAACAATGGCTGCGGAGACCGCGGCGGCAAGGGCGCGCGTCCTCGCATATCTTGCCGGGATCGCAGGATCAGCATGA
- a CDS encoding inorganic phosphate transporter has translation MEIVIILGIVLALLFNFVNGLNDAANSIATVVATKVLSPFKAVLLASFFNLVGPLLFTTAIAQTIGRGIVDPILLNPQIILMAMVGAVIWVFFCSYFGIPVSSSHALIGGLLGAATACCGISAILWPSEMLVLKLLVMLVIGAVGGMAVAVYLATHFDEAWDRYLGLGALSGVAVLIPIMVGAGLLPLSGVLAVVVFMVVSPMLGFMVAYLFGIIIIRRFARSQSPILDHAFKKLQIVAAAFQAIGHGSNDAQNAMGIITAMLVAAGFLTEFEVPVWVILLSCTAISLGTLLGGWRVVDMMANKITKMQPYQGFCASAAGGTVLSVVTAFGVPVSTTHAMSGSIMGVGATKGYSAVKWGIVRDIVAAWVMTVPASAAVAWGCYLVFAPLLP, from the coding sequence ATGGAAATCGTCATCATCCTCGGCATCGTCCTGGCGCTCCTCTTCAACTTCGTCAACGGGCTCAACGATGCCGCAAACTCGATCGCAACGGTCGTGGCCACCAAGGTGCTCTCTCCCTTCAAGGCCGTCCTGCTTGCATCGTTCTTCAACCTGGTCGGCCCCCTTCTTTTCACGACGGCGATCGCCCAGACGATCGGGCGCGGCATCGTCGACCCGATCCTGCTCAACCCCCAGATCATCCTGATGGCCATGGTCGGCGCGGTGATATGGGTCTTTTTCTGCTCGTATTTTGGCATCCCGGTCTCAAGCAGCCACGCTTTGATCGGCGGACTGCTCGGGGCCGCGACCGCCTGTTGCGGAATCAGCGCCATCCTCTGGCCTTCGGAGATGCTTGTCCTCAAACTTCTGGTGATGCTCGTCATCGGGGCCGTCGGGGGGATGGCGGTGGCGGTCTATCTTGCCACCCACTTCGACGAGGCATGGGACCGGTACCTGGGACTCGGCGCCCTCTCGGGAGTTGCCGTGCTCATTCCGATCATGGTGGGCGCCGGCCTCCTCCCGCTCTCAGGGGTCCTGGCGGTGGTGGTCTTCATGGTCGTCTCCCCGATGCTCGGGTTCATGGTCGCCTACCTCTTCGGGATCATCATCATCAGGCGGTTTGCGAGATCGCAGTCGCCGATTCTGGACCATGCCTTCAAAAAACTCCAGATCGTGGCCGCTGCCTTCCAGGCGATCGGGCACGGGAGCAATGACGCGCAGAACGCGATGGGGATCATCACGGCGATGCTGGTGGCCGCCGGGTTCCTGACCGAGTTCGAGGTGCCGGTCTGGGTCATCCTTCTCTCATGCACCGCGATCTCGCTCGGCACCCTTCTTGGCGGGTGGCGGGTCGTGGACATGATGGCCAACAAGATCACCAAGATGCAGCCGTACCAGGGCTTCTGCGCCTCGGCAGCGGGGGGTACCGTCCTCTCGGTGGTGACCGCCTTCGGTGTGCCGGTCTCGACCACGCACGCGATGAGCGGGTCGATCATGGGTGTCGGTGCGACAAAAGGGTATTCTGCGGTAAAGTGGGGGATTGTGCGGGACATCGTCGCCGCGTGGGTCATGACCGTCCCGGCCTCGGCGGCGGTGGCCTGGGGGTGCTATCTGGTCTTCGCACCCCTGCTCCCCTGA
- the mcrB gene encoding coenzyme-B sulfoethylthiotransferase subunit beta, with translation MAAYSETIDLYSDDGKLLKSGVTLDKVSPLVNPATSKIIDLTKRTINVNLAGIENTLKAGKLGGGKIRGRELNLPIMENKEAIVARIKEMVQVEEGDDTEILEFNNGQLLLVQVPRKRLDNAATYDAAITAVSAATTYAIVEEFDVDMFNASTVKAACWGGYPHTMDTKGSNVTSILNIPQNNEGLGFALRNIPVNHFVMMTGRNSLQGAALAATLETAGEFEMGQAIGAFERNQLLCYAYQGLNANNMVYDLVKANGETGTVGTVVQSLVERAIEDKVIAPGKKGGYFQFYNTSDPMLWNAYVAAGSLAASVVNCGAGRFAQAVSSTLLYFNDLIEHETGLPSCDFGRMMGTAVGFSFFSHSIYGGGGPGIFNGNHVVTRHANGVAIPCVVAACALDAGTQMFSPEGSSKVMGETYGQIDVFNKPIDQIAKGVDLIA, from the coding sequence ATGGCAGCATATTCAGAAACCATCGATCTCTATTCAGATGACGGTAAACTGCTGAAAAGCGGTGTTACCCTCGATAAGGTCAGCCCGTTGGTGAACCCTGCGACCAGCAAGATCATCGACCTGACCAAGCGTACGATCAATGTCAACCTCGCTGGCATTGAGAACACCCTCAAAGCCGGCAAGCTCGGCGGAGGGAAGATCAGGGGGCGTGAGCTCAACCTCCCGATCATGGAGAACAAGGAAGCCATCGTTGCCAGGATCAAGGAAATGGTCCAGGTCGAGGAGGGTGACGACACCGAGATCCTCGAGTTCAACAACGGCCAGCTCCTCCTCGTCCAGGTGCCGAGAAAGCGTCTCGACAACGCCGCCACCTACGACGCCGCGATCACCGCAGTCTCTGCGGCGACCACCTACGCGATCGTCGAGGAGTTCGACGTCGACATGTTCAACGCGTCCACCGTCAAGGCGGCATGCTGGGGCGGGTACCCGCACACCATGGACACGAAGGGCAGCAACGTCACCTCCATCCTCAACATCCCCCAGAACAACGAAGGCCTCGGGTTTGCCCTGAGGAACATCCCGGTCAACCACTTCGTGATGATGACCGGCAGGAACTCCCTCCAGGGCGCCGCCCTCGCGGCAACCCTCGAGACCGCCGGTGAGTTCGAGATGGGCCAGGCCATCGGTGCATTCGAGCGCAACCAGCTTCTCTGCTACGCCTACCAGGGCCTCAACGCCAACAACATGGTCTACGACCTGGTCAAGGCCAACGGCGAGACCGGTACCGTCGGTACGGTCGTCCAGTCCCTGGTCGAGCGTGCGATCGAGGACAAGGTCATCGCACCGGGCAAGAAGGGCGGGTACTTCCAGTTCTACAACACCAGCGACCCGATGCTCTGGAACGCCTACGTCGCAGCCGGTTCCCTTGCCGCATCCGTCGTCAACTGTGGTGCCGGCCGGTTCGCCCAGGCGGTCTCCTCGACCCTCCTGTACTTCAACGACCTCATCGAGCACGAGACCGGCCTGCCGTCCTGCGACTTCGGTCGTATGATGGGTACCGCCGTCGGTTTCTCCTTCTTCAGCCACTCCATCTACGGTGGCGGTGGTCCGGGTATCTTCAACGGGAACCACGTTGTGACCAGGCACGCAAACGGCGTCGCTATCCCGTGCGTCGTTGCCGCCTGTGCACTCGATGCGGGCACCCAGATGTTCTCGCCTGAAGGCTCCTCCAAGGTCATGGGCGAGACCTACGGCCAGATCGACGTCTTCAACAAGCCGATTGACCAGATCGCCAAGGGCGTTGATCTTATTGCCTGA
- a CDS encoding PH domain-containing protein translates to MVSMYIGYAISYAVLLVGYLLLKTFSQEFLGQFYDLVQYAGLVVLAVALVYIVAAPPVYYARYRYQITADKVDVRYGILVIRHILVPIERVHQVEVSRGPINTMLGLGDVTITTAGGDATIEYLEIEEAEKVADRLNTLMGRMLQGRIAGASEEGN, encoded by the coding sequence ATGGTCTCGATGTACATCGGGTACGCCATATCATACGCCGTACTCCTGGTGGGCTACCTCCTCCTGAAGACCTTCTCGCAGGAATTCCTGGGTCAGTTCTACGATCTCGTTCAATACGCCGGGCTGGTGGTCCTGGCGGTCGCCCTGGTCTATATCGTGGCGGCCCCGCCGGTCTACTACGCCCGGTACAGATACCAGATCACGGCGGACAAGGTGGATGTCCGCTACGGAATCCTGGTGATACGGCACATCCTGGTACCGATCGAACGGGTGCACCAGGTGGAAGTCTCCAGGGGCCCGATCAACACCATGCTCGGGCTCGGGGATGTCACCATCACCACCGCAGGCGGAGATGCGACCATCGAATACCTGGAGATCGAGGAGGCGGAGAAGGTCGCGGACCGGCTCAACACCCTGATGGGCCGGATGCTCCAGGGCCGGATCGCAGGGGCGAGTGAAGAGGGGAACTGA
- a CDS encoding DUF47 domain-containing protein has protein sequence MGLKEWIVPQDKVFFDLFEKQADTVNEGAMLLHALVNDYVDVKNQCHKIKEIEHKGDEIAHEVYEQLNLTFITPLEPEEISRLATALDDVLDYIDGTTQQMYGYGVTETDDLMRELARLIYLSTQEIQTAVRLIRTMDDPRAVEKHCIEINRLENLADAVLADAIKNLFSTNDAITIIKLKDIYENLEEATDKCEDVANVLSDIAIRHS, from the coding sequence ATGGGTCTTAAAGAGTGGATCGTGCCGCAAGACAAGGTTTTTTTTGACTTGTTCGAAAAGCAGGCAGATACGGTTAACGAGGGTGCTATGCTCCTTCACGCCCTCGTCAATGATTATGTGGACGTTAAAAATCAGTGCCACAAGATCAAAGAGATCGAACACAAGGGCGACGAGATCGCTCACGAGGTCTACGAGCAGCTCAACCTTACCTTCATCACGCCCCTCGAGCCCGAGGAGATCTCCAGGCTCGCCACTGCGCTCGACGACGTTCTGGACTACATCGATGGCACGACACAGCAGATGTACGGCTACGGCGTCACCGAGACCGACGACCTGATGAGAGAACTTGCCCGGCTCATCTACCTCTCCACGCAGGAGATCCAGACGGCTGTACGGCTGATCAGGACGATGGACGATCCCAGGGCCGTCGAGAAACACTGCATCGAGATCAACCGGCTTGAAAACCTTGCCGATGCGGTCCTTGCAGACGCTATCAAGAACCTCTTCTCCACCAACGACGCGATCACCATCATCAAACTCAAGGACATCTACGAGAACCTTGAGGAAGCCACCGACAAGTGCGAAGACGTGGCAAATGTCCTCTCGGACATCGCGATCAGGCACTCGTGA
- the pyrH gene encoding UMP kinase, with the protein MAKIVLSLGGSILVPSLESHTVSEYVAALTEMATRAQVFVVVGGGGEARRYIRAARSLGISEASSDEIGIMVTRINATLLMLALGDAAYPAIATSYRQAREFGESGKIVVMGGVTPGQTTDAVSAVLAETVGADVIINGTSVDAIYSADPKVEKDARRYDHLTPAELLGIISSARLDAGSNTVIDIVAAKVIERSGIPLAVIDGRNPRNLVVAVCEGKFEGTIVSEGACSPFPL; encoded by the coding sequence ATGGCGAAGATAGTACTCTCCCTGGGAGGTTCGATACTGGTGCCTTCCCTTGAATCCCATACCGTATCCGAGTATGTGGCAGCGCTTACCGAGATGGCAACCCGGGCACAGGTCTTCGTCGTGGTCGGCGGCGGGGGTGAGGCGCGCCGTTACATCAGGGCCGCCCGTTCTCTCGGGATCAGCGAGGCTTCCTCCGACGAGATCGGGATCATGGTCACCAGGATCAACGCCACGCTTTTGATGCTCGCCCTCGGCGATGCCGCCTATCCGGCGATCGCCACCTCGTACCGGCAGGCGCGGGAGTTCGGCGAGTCAGGCAAGATCGTCGTGATGGGCGGGGTCACCCCCGGGCAGACGACCGACGCCGTCTCGGCCGTGCTCGCTGAGACCGTCGGGGCCGACGTGATCATCAACGGCACCTCGGTCGACGCCATCTACAGCGCCGACCCGAAGGTCGAGAAGGACGCCCGTCGCTACGACCATCTCACCCCGGCCGAACTCCTCGGCATCATCTCGTCGGCCCGCCTCGACGCCGGGTCCAACACGGTCATCGACATCGTGGCCGCCAAGGTCATCGAGCGCAGCGGCATCCCGCTCGCGGTCATCGACGGCAGAAACCCGAGGAATCTGGTTGTGGCGGTCTGCGAGGGGAAGTTCGAGGGCACCATCGTCAGCGAGGGCGCCTGCAGCCCGTTCCCCCTGTGA
- the amrS gene encoding AmmeMemoRadiSam system radical SAM enzyme: MYEAHQYARTEGDAVRCSLCAHRCTIAEGKHGICGVRINRGGTLYAANFARVAAEAVDPIEKKPLFHFLPGTLSYSLGGVGCNFRCRHCQNWHISQASLDAMPLMEISPERGVERALASGSASIAWTYNEPTIWHEYALEMGALAREQGLGTVYVTNGYATEEALDELAPMLNAFRVDIKAFSDDFYRKICRARLQPVLDATLAAHERGMHIETVTLVIPGLNDSEDEMRALITWVLDNLGPDTPMHFTRFHPDYKMTDRNPTPLPLLEKIYTMARDLGVRYPYLGNVPPGPYENTYCPACGALLIERFGFSSRIVGLDRDRCTKCGERIAVVRSV, from the coding sequence ATGTACGAGGCGCACCAGTATGCCAGGACTGAAGGGGACGCGGTCAGGTGCTCGCTCTGCGCCCACCGCTGTACGATCGCCGAGGGGAAGCACGGGATCTGCGGGGTGCGCATCAACCGGGGCGGCACGCTCTACGCGGCGAACTTTGCCAGAGTGGCCGCAGAGGCGGTGGACCCGATCGAGAAAAAACCGCTCTTCCACTTTCTTCCCGGCACCCTCTCCTACTCGCTCGGTGGGGTGGGGTGCAACTTCAGGTGTCGGCACTGCCAGAACTGGCATATCTCGCAGGCGTCCCTGGACGCGATGCCCCTGATGGAGATCAGCCCGGAACGGGGCGTCGAGCGGGCACTGGCCTCGGGGTCGGCGAGCATCGCCTGGACCTACAACGAACCGACGATCTGGCACGAGTACGCCCTGGAGATGGGGGCGCTGGCGCGCGAGCAAGGGCTCGGGACGGTCTATGTCACCAACGGTTACGCCACGGAGGAGGCGCTCGACGAACTCGCTCCCATGCTCAACGCCTTCAGGGTGGACATCAAGGCCTTCTCCGACGACTTCTACCGGAAGATCTGTCGGGCCAGGCTCCAGCCGGTGCTCGACGCCACCCTCGCCGCCCATGAGCGCGGGATGCATATCGAGACGGTGACCCTGGTCATCCCGGGCCTGAACGATTCCGAGGACGAGATGAGAGCGCTGATCACCTGGGTGCTCGACAACCTCGGCCCCGACACCCCGATGCACTTCACCCGATTCCATCCCGACTACAAGATGACCGACCGCAACCCGACGCCCCTCCCGCTGCTCGAGAAGATCTACACCATGGCACGGGACCTCGGGGTGCGCTATCCCTATCTCGGGAACGTCCCGCCCGGCCCGTACGAGAACACCTATTGCCCCGCGTGCGGGGCGCTGCTCATCGAGCGGTTCGGGTTTTCGAGCAGGATCGTCGGGCTCGACAGGGACCGGTGCACGAAATGCGGGGAGCGGATCGCGGTTGTCAGGTCGGTCTGA
- the nth gene encoding endonuclease III produces the protein MDRKSACAIYQALNARYPRIIEGGISYGGPFEVLVLTILSAQTTDRTVAAVGPLLFSRYPTPGALAAADPDEVEEIIRPTGFYRVKARHIIGAARMIVDECGGEVPRTLQGLTRLPGVGRKTANIVLSNACGTDEGIAVDTHVRRISRLLGLTDETDPEKVERDLTATFPREVWGDINAFLVQHGRAICIARRPRCEECMLTPWCRYFREEVQGSRGAKTR, from the coding sequence ATGGACAGAAAATCCGCCTGCGCCATCTATCAGGCACTCAACGCCAGATATCCTCGCATCATCGAAGGCGGGATCAGTTACGGCGGTCCCTTCGAGGTGCTGGTGCTCACCATCCTCTCCGCACAGACCACCGACCGCACCGTCGCGGCGGTCGGGCCACTCCTGTTCTCCAGGTACCCAACGCCGGGTGCGCTTGCCGCCGCCGATCCCGACGAGGTGGAGGAGATCATCCGTCCGACCGGGTTCTACCGGGTCAAGGCGCGGCATATCATCGGGGCCGCCAGGATGATCGTGGACGAGTGCGGCGGGGAGGTGCCCCGCACCCTCCAGGGCCTGACCCGCCTCCCCGGTGTCGGGCGCAAGACCGCAAACATCGTCCTCTCCAATGCCTGCGGCACCGACGAGGGGATCGCCGTCGACACCCATGTGCGGCGGATCAGCAGACTGCTCGGCCTCACCGACGAGACCGACCCGGAAAAGGTGGAACGAGACCTGACCGCGACCTTCCCGCGGGAGGTCTGGGGCGATATCAACGCCTTCCTGGTCCAACACGGGCGGGCGATCTGCATCGCCCGCCGGCCCAGGTGCGAGGAGTGTATGCTCACGCCCTGGTGCCGATATTTTAGAGAAGAGGTTCAGGGGAGCAGGGGTGCGAAGACCAGATAG
- a CDS encoding Mut7-C RNAse domain-containing protein: MRFLADRMLGTLTRRLRLMGYDTLSANTLFPGSRREDTVLLEIAVTQGRILLTRDAELARRAGEQGVRIRSERVEEQVAQLLALDLVRPALSFDRCSLCNTPLRPARRREIEGAEYAPRNRDGLSFFWCPVCHRLYWMGSHTRRMREEMEKSGG, from the coding sequence GTGCGGTTCCTTGCGGACCGGATGCTCGGCACCCTCACCAGGCGGCTGCGGCTGATGGGCTATGACACACTCAGTGCCAACACGCTTTTCCCGGGGAGCAGGCGGGAGGATACGGTGCTCCTGGAGATCGCCGTGACGCAGGGGCGCATACTCCTCACCAGAGACGCCGAACTCGCACGAAGGGCCGGGGAGCAGGGGGTGCGGATCAGGTCTGAACGGGTCGAGGAACAGGTGGCGCAACTCCTGGCCCTGGACCTGGTCAGGCCGGCCCTCTCCTTTGACCGCTGCTCGCTCTGCAACACCCCGCTCAGGCCGGCGCGCCGCCGGGAGATCGAGGGGGCCGAGTACGCACCCCGGAACCGGGACGGGCTCTCGTTCTTCTGGTGCCCGGTCTGTCACCGTCTCTACTGGATGGGCTCGCACACCAGACGGATGCGGGAGGAGATGGAGAAGAGCGGGGGATGA